The DNA segment GAAAAATAATGACGTCATCTCCAACACTAGCCGTTTCACCAATCACAACACCCATACCATGATCGATAAAGAGTCTCTTGCCTATTGTAGCTCCAGGATGAATTTCAATTCCCGTTAAAAAACGAGAAAAATTTGCAATCATACGACTCAATAAAAATGCATTCCGCTGATATAAAAAATGTGCCCCTCGATGAAAAATGATTGCATAGAAACTAGGGTACGTTAATAGGATTTCAAGTGTACTTTTAACTGAAGGATCATTCTGTTTGATCGTTTGAATGTCTTCTCTTAATCTCCTCATAGATTATTCCACCTTATTTTTTTTTACAAAAAAACAGCGTCTCTTATATTATAAAAGACGCTGTTGCGTGGTTCCACTTTTCTTTATCGCCTTATTCCTATTAATTAGACTAGGCAACCTTTGACACTGTAACGGGTGTTAACCGATAAGAGTCTACTACTTTTCAACCCCATAACTCAGAGACGCACTTCACCCAATAGCCATCGTCTGCTTCCACCACTACAGACTCTCTTTAGATTTTGATTGGGATACTCTTTCTCATCATTGTTTTTCATTTTTATTTAATTTATTTTTTATTTTAAATTGTTTTATTTGGTTTAAGATTATAGTTTTGCTAATGCTGCTTGTAGATGTGCTTGAGCTTTTTCGCGGCCAAGTAGTTCGATCGTTGGTCCAATTTCTGGTCCATGTGATTGTCCTGTTACAGCTACTCGAATAGGCATAAAGAGATTTTTCCCTTTAATTCCGGTTTCTTTTTGTACTGTTTTAATCGCTTTTTTGATTTCATCTGCATCAAAAGGCGTAATTTCATCTAATTGTTTAGAGAAAGCTTTTAAAACTTCTGAAACTGTTTCACCTTCTAAAACTTCTTTTGCTACACTATCGATTGCGGGTTCATCACTAAAGAACAAACTTGATAGTTCAACAATTTCTGCCCCATAACTCATTTGCTCATGGTATAAGCTAACAACTTTTTGAACCCATTCCAATTTCTCTGGTGATGCGTTTTCTTCAACATACCCAGCTTTGATCAAATGTGGTAAAGCTAATGCTGTTACTGTTTCTAAATCAGCTTGCTTCATGTATTGATTATTGATCCATTCTAATTTTTTAGCATCAAATGCCGCTGGTGATTTGCTTAAACGTGCAGGATCGAACATTTCAACAAATGTATTATGATCAAAGATCTCTTCTTCTCCTACAGGCGACCATCCTAATAAAGAAATAAAGTTAAACATAGCTTCTGGCAAGTAGCCTAATTCGCGGTATTGCTCAATAAATTGAAGAATGTTGCCATCACGTTTGCTTAATTTTTTACCTGTTTCACTGTTGATAATTAGTGTCATATGTCCAAATTGAGGAGCTTCCCATCCAAATGCTTCATAGATCATTAATTGTTTTGGTGTATTCGCAATATGGTCATCTCCACGCAACACATGTGTAATTTCCATAAAGTGATCGTCTACAGACACTGCAAAGTTATACGTCGGCATACCGTCACGTTTTACAATCACGAAATCTCCGCCAATACTTTCTGCTTCAAATGAAATGTGGCCTTTTACGATATCTTCAAAATTGTACGTGTTTTCTTTAATCACACGGTAACGAATAACTGGCTCAATGCCTGTTGCTTCTTTTTCTTTTTGTTCCTTAGCTGTTAGGTTTGCACATTTCCCGCTGTAATGAGGCATTTCTCCTCTAGCTCTTTGTGCTTCACGTTCTTCTTCTAACTCTTCTTCTGAACAGTAACATTTGTACGCACGATTGCTTAGCAATAATTGTTCAACTAATGGATCATAAATTTCTCTACGTTCAGATTGGCGATAAGGACCAAATTCTCCTGGATTATCCGGACTTTCATCCCAATTCATCCCTAACCATTTCAAGTTTTCTAACTGGCTAGCTTCTCCACCTTCAATGTTGCGTTTTAAATCAGTATCTTCAATACGGATGATAAAGTCTCCACCATTGTGTCGTGCAAATAAATAATTGAATAATGCTGTACGAGCATTCCCAATATGTAGATGTCCTGTTGGGCTTGGCGCATAGCGTACTCGAACTTTTTTTGTCATAATTTATATCCTCTTTTCTCTCTATTTTTTTATATCTGCTAAATCTAACTTTACTAACTAGAATTAAAGGGGTGATGGCTTATTATCTTGCTTTTCTAATAAGCAAATTGCCATTGCTGCAATACCTTCATTTCGTCCAATAAAACCCATTGTTTCAGAAGTTGTCGCTTTAACGTTAACATGTTGGATACTTGTTTGACAATCATAAGCTATGTTTTCTTTCATTTCCTCTAAATAAGGAGCCATCTTGGGGTTCTCAGCCACAATTGTTGCATCAATGTTGCCAATCGTATAACCTTCTATTTTTAGCTCATTCCATACTTTACGTAGCAACTCTCTCGAATCCACATCTTTAAATTGAGCATCAGTATCGGAAAAATGGTGCCCTATATCTCCTTTACCCCCAGCCCCTAAAAGAGCATCTATAATAGCATGAATGAGTACATCGGCATCAGAATGACCTTCCAGTCCATATTCAAAAGGAATATTTACTCCACCAATAACTAAGTGTCTATCACTGACAAATTGGTGGACATCATACCCTTGTCCTACACGAATCATAAGCCAACCTTCCTTCTTATACTACTTATCTTATCGTTCTCTATGGAGCAAAATGGCTTTTCCAGTTACCATATCTTCAGGAGTGGTAATTTTTATATTGTCATAAGAACCTTCTACTACTAAAACAGCCTTTTCCAATCGTTCGACTAATGAAGCATCATCTGTTCCTAAAAAATCATCTATTCTAGCTTTTTCATGTGCTTGCAGAACCAATGAACTGTTAAATGCTTGAGGAGTTTGGATTTGCCATAACTCACTTCTTGGCAATGTAACTTTAACTGTATGGTCTGAGTGCACAGCTTTAATGGTGTCTTTTGCTGGAACTCCTAAAATAGCTGCTCCAGTTTTTTGAGCAGCTTCATTTAATCGATCAATAGCTTGCTGTTCAATGAATGGTCTTGCGCCATCATGGATCATGACAAGACCTGAGGCTGTTTTATTTTTCAATTTTTGCAGTCCTTTATAGACACTATGCTGTCGCTCTGTACCACCTATAGCAATGGTAATCGCCGTTTCGCTGTACATTTGTTCTTGTTGCAACAAATCCTTAATCAGCTCAACCTCATCTTCTTTTACAACTAGAATAATATGGTTGCAATTCTCATCTTTCAAAAATAGAGTCAATGGGTATTCAATCAATGGCTTATTTAGTAAAGGTAATAAAATTTTATTCTTAGAAGATCTCATGCGTCTTCCATGACCAGCTGCCAGTAATATCAGCTCATAGTCCTTGTTCATCGCACCAGCTCCTAATCTTTATCTTTAATGCCTTTTTGAGAGTGAACCGGTTTTGCAAATATCATTCGCCCAGCTGCCGTTTGAAGCGCACTAGTTACGACAACTTCAATTGTTTTGTTCATAAAGTGTTGGCCTTCTTCAACAACGATCATTGTTCCGTCATCTAAATAGGCTACTCCTTGGCTTCGTTCTGTTCCAGCTTTAACAATCATGACCGTCATATTTTCTCCGGGAATCACGACTGGTTTTACTGCATTAGCCAATTCGTTGATGTTTAGTACGGGAACATTTTGAAATTCACTTACTTTATTTAAATTGTAATCATTCGTGACTACAACCCCATCTAATAATTTTGCCAGCTTAATCAATTTACTGTCGACTTCGGAAATATCCTCAAAATCGCCATCGTACATTTCAACTTGCATATCATCTTCTTTTTGCAAAGCGTTTAATATGTCTAATCCTCTACGTCCACGCACTCGCTTCAAGCTGTCCGATGAGTCTGCAATGTATTGCAATTCTTGTAACACAAAATTAGGGATCAAGATCGTTCCTTCAAGAAAACCTGTTTTGGCAATATCGTAAATTCTTCCGTCAATAATCACACTAGTATCTAGTATTTTGTATTTACGAAACGTTTCATCTGCTAGGCGATCTAATACTTTTCCATCTTCATCTTCGGTATTCCTTTTTGTTTTTATTTGGAACAGCTTACGCCATTCATCCCGTCGAGTCGTTCCAACCCGAAATCCTAAATAAGCAAAACCAATAACTAAGATAAAAGGAATCACGTCACTAATAACTCGAATATTCATACCAATTAGAACAACACTAATCAGCCAAGCTAACACCAATCCTATAATCGTTCCTAAACTCCCAAATAATAAATAGGTTACACTTTGTTGACTTAAAAAAGTTTCAATCTTTTTAAATGCTTGTTCAATGTACGTCACCGATAAAAAAGAAATAAATAAAAATATAATAGCACCAATCAGAATATTCGTGACTACATTGTTAACATATGGATTTTCAACCCCTGCCATATTCCAAGCAATTGGCATTAAACTTGCTCCAACGCTTCCACCGATAAGAATAAAGATACCGGTTATGATTTTTTTAACCAAAACGATTCCTCCTTCATAAATGGTGTTCCTGTCTTATACGAAAAAACAGGAACTTGCCATTTTATTTTCTATTGCTTATTTGTACTTAAGAAAAAGCTTTCTTTATAGCTTCAGCTATCGTCATAACACCAATAACCTCTATATTTTCAGGGAACGTCCAACCACCAATATTGTTTTTAGGAATCATAATCCGTTTAAACCCTAATTTAGCAGCCTCATTTACCCGTTGTTCAATCCGGCTGACTCGTCTAATTTCTCCAGTTAACCCAATTTCACCAATAAAACAATCGGTTTCTTTTGTTTCTTTTTCCTGGTAACTGGATGCCACACTAATAGCAATAGCTAAGTCGATTGCTGGTTCATCCAATTTAACGCCACCTGCTGATTTTAAATAGGCATCTTGGTTTTGCAGCATTAGCCCTGCTCTCTTCTCTAGAACAGCCATAATTAAAGACACACGGTTATAATCTAACCCGCTAGCTGTCCGACGAGCATTTCCAAAAGCAGTCGGTGTAATCAACGATTGGATTTCAGCTAAAATGGGACGTGAACCTTCCATTGAAGCCACTACAGCAGAACCTGTAGCTCCAGATAAACGTTCTTCGAGAAACATTTCCGAAGGATTCAGTACTTCTACTAAACCGCCTTCGCGCATTTCGAAAATCCCAATTTCATTAGTTGAACCAAAGCGATTTTTAACCGCTCTTAAAATACGGAAAGTATGATGTCTTTCTCCTTCAAAATATAATACCGTATCTACCATGTGCTCCAACATCCGTGGACCAGCAATAGATCCTTCTTTTGTAACATGTCCTACAATAAAAATAGCAATATTATTCGTTTTGGCAATTTTCAATAGATCAGCTGTGCTTTCTCTAACTTGGGAAACACTTCCTATTGCTCCTGTAATATCGGCTTGGTTCATGGTTTGAATAGAATCAATAATAACATAATCAGGCTTTAAGTCCTCGATTGTTTGCCTTATTGCACCCATATCCGTTTCAGGGTAAATATAAAAATCTGCACCCTTTACACCCAAACGGTTCGCACGCATTTTAATTTGACTTGAGCTTTCTTCACCACTTACATATAAAACTTTTCCGCCAGCTAAATTTAACTGAGCTGAAACTTGCAGCAAGAGTGTAGATTTTCCAATACCAGGATCCCCACCTATTAAAACCAACGAGCCCGGTACTACTCCGCCTCCTAAAACACGGTTTAATTCTTTTAACTTTGTTTTTACTCTAGGAACTTTAGATACTGTGATGTCTTGAATTGCTTCAGCTTTAGCGGTTTTACCAGTCATACTTACACGACTTCTACGATCATTTTTATCCGCTACTATCTCTTCTTCCATTTGATTCCAACTACCACAGTTTGGACAGCGTCCCATCCATTTTGGTGATTCATAACCACATGCTTGGCAGACAAATTTAGTAATTTTCTTTTTTGCCACCTGTTCAGCCTCACCTTCTGAGTTTTTAAAAACGATTTATTTTATTTTAACATAAATGCGATTAGAATAGGCATTGAAACAGATAAAAGGCAGATTAATTCAAGCATTCTTCAACTGAAATTCATAATCTTGCTTTAACTCCTTGTACCTATTCATAAATCGATTCAACATTTCAATTATTCAACAAACCAAATCATCCATCTATTCAAATGATTCTATTATCTACCCGAAGAACCAAAACCGCCTGAACGAACTTTTCCATTCGCTTTGTCCGTATCGGCTTTTAAAAATGGCATAAATATACCTTGGCCAATTCGATCTCCTTTTTTTATTACATGATCGGTTAATCCATAATGAATAAATTGGAAATAGATGTGCCCCTCATTGTTTTCATTATTGTAATAATCTGAATCAATAATACCGACTCCGTTTGGTAAAATCAATTGATGTTTAATTGGGTTACTTGAACGATTGGCCAATTGTAGGTACTCATCTTCTCCCATATAAGCTTTAATACCGGTTGGGACTAAGGTTGACTTTAAATACTTTTTATCTTCTTCTATAAATGTTAAATCTGATTTCTTTTGTTTTATTACCCGGGCAATGCTTTTTACTACAACTTTCCAAATAGAAGGCACTATGATATCCTCCGCTGCTTCAAAATCATAACCTGCTGCATGATTTGTTGCTCTTACTGGTAAATGAATCCCTTTTGTTTGATAAGCTGATATTACTTCAAATCCACGTTTCTTTTCCATAATTATAAATTTCCTCATTTCATATCCTATTCATTAACTGTTTAATTATAACAAAAAATACGCCAACTAGCGATTCACTCTATTTTATTTCTCCCTGGTCTTTCTATGGGCAACTTGCACAAATAACGCTTGCTTGTTTTGTGCAGTTTCCCCTTTTGGAAAGGTAGCGTTTACATTATGATTACATTATAAGAACTTAACTATTCTATTAATAGAGAGGAACAGTGAACCAAATGGTAGAAATCGCACTTAAAAATATTAATAAAAAATATGAGAATAACGAAAATTATTCAGTAACAAACTTTGATTTAAATATAAAGGATCGTGAGTTCATTGTATTTGTTGGTCCTTCAGGATGTGGGAAATCAACTACCTTACGTATGGTTGCTGGACTGGAAGATATTTCAGAAGGAGAATTATATATTGGAGATAAACTAGTTAATGATGTTGCTCCTAAGGATCGTGACATCGCAATGGTTTTCCAAAACTATGCTTTATACCCTCATATGACTGTATATGATAATATGGCTTTTGGTTTGAAATTACGTAAATACAAAAAAGAGGAAATCAAACAACGTGTTGAAGAAGCTGCTGAAATTTTAGGGCTAACAGAGTTCTTGAAACGTAAACCTGCTGCTCTATCTGGTGGACAACGTCAACGTGTAGCATTAGGACGTGCTATTGTTCGTGATGCTAAAGTATTCTTAATGGATGAACCTTTATCAAATTTAGATGCTAAATTACGTGTAGCAATGCGTGCTGAAATTGCAAAATTACACCGTCGTTTAAACACAACTACGATTTACGTAACACATGACCAAACA comes from the Carnobacterium sp. 17-4 genome and includes:
- a CDS encoding dUTP diphosphatase, which encodes MEKKRGFEVISAYQTKGIHLPVRATNHAAGYDFEAAEDIIVPSIWKVVVKSIARVIKQKKSDLTFIEEDKKYLKSTLVPTGIKAYMGEDEYLQLANRSSNPIKHQLILPNGVGIIDSDYYNNENNEGHIYFQFIHYGLTDHVIKKGDRIGQGIFMPFLKADTDKANGKVRSGGFGSSGR
- the ispF gene encoding 2-C-methyl-D-erythritol 2,4-cyclodiphosphate synthase, with product MIRVGQGYDVHQFVSDRHLVIGGVNIPFEYGLEGHSDADVLIHAIIDALLGAGGKGDIGHHFSDTDAQFKDVDSRELLRKVWNELKIEGYTIGNIDATIVAENPKMAPYLEEMKENIAYDCQTSIQHVNVKATTSETMGFIGRNEGIAAMAICLLEKQDNKPSPL
- the epsC gene encoding serine O-acetyltransferase EpsC, which codes for MRRLREDIQTIKQNDPSVKSTLEILLTYPSFYAIIFHRGAHFLYQRNAFLLSRMIANFSRFLTGIEIHPGATIGKRLFIDHGMGVVIGETASVGDDVIIFHGVTLGGTGKDKGKRHPTIGNNVLLSAHVQVLGPITIGNHSKIGASAVVLETVPPNSTAVGIPAKVVKINGKKIPH
- a CDS encoding ABC transporter ATP-binding protein codes for the protein MVEIALKNINKKYENNENYSVTNFDLNIKDREFIVFVGPSGCGKSTTLRMVAGLEDISEGELYIGDKLVNDVAPKDRDIAMVFQNYALYPHMTVYDNMAFGLKLRKYKKEEIKQRVEEAAEILGLTEFLKRKPAALSGGQRQRVALGRAIVRDAKVFLMDEPLSNLDAKLRVAMRAEIAKLHRRLNTTTIYVTHDQTEAMTMADRIVIMKDGFVQQIGTPKEVYNTPVNVFVAGFIGSPAMNFFDVTLTNNIISNGKGLSITLDERNAKNLAAKGYEGKKLIFGIRPEDIHSEQIVLDANPNSIVHAEVVVSELLGAETMLYTKVDGTEFISKVDARDFHNPGEFIDLSFNLNKAHFFDTDTQDVINY
- a CDS encoding PIN/TRAM domain-containing protein, with product MVKKIITGIFILIGGSVGASLMPIAWNMAGVENPYVNNVVTNILIGAIIFLFISFLSVTYIEQAFKKIETFLSQQSVTYLLFGSLGTIIGLVLAWLISVVLIGMNIRVISDVIPFILVIGFAYLGFRVGTTRRDEWRKLFQIKTKRNTEDEDGKVLDRLADETFRKYKILDTSVIIDGRIYDIAKTGFLEGTILIPNFVLQELQYIADSSDSLKRVRGRRGLDILNALQKEDDMQVEMYDGDFEDISEVDSKLIKLAKLLDGVVVTNDYNLNKVSEFQNVPVLNINELANAVKPVVIPGENMTVMIVKAGTERSQGVAYLDDGTMIVVEEGQHFMNKTIEVVVTSALQTAAGRMIFAKPVHSQKGIKDKD
- the ispD gene encoding 2-C-methyl-D-erythritol 4-phosphate cytidylyltransferase — encoded protein: MNKDYELILLAAGHGRRMRSSKNKILLPLLNKPLIEYPLTLFLKDENCNHIILVVKEDEVELIKDLLQQEQMYSETAITIAIGGTERQHSVYKGLQKLKNKTASGLVMIHDGARPFIEQQAIDRLNEAAQKTGAAILGVPAKDTIKAVHSDHTVKVTLPRSELWQIQTPQAFNSSLVLQAHEKARIDDFLGTDDASLVERLEKAVLVVEGSYDNIKITTPEDMVTGKAILLHRER
- the radA gene encoding DNA repair protein RadA, with the translated sequence MAKKKITKFVCQACGYESPKWMGRCPNCGSWNQMEEEIVADKNDRRSRVSMTGKTAKAEAIQDITVSKVPRVKTKLKELNRVLGGGVVPGSLVLIGGDPGIGKSTLLLQVSAQLNLAGGKVLYVSGEESSSQIKMRANRLGVKGADFYIYPETDMGAIRQTIEDLKPDYVIIDSIQTMNQADITGAIGSVSQVRESTADLLKIAKTNNIAIFIVGHVTKEGSIAGPRMLEHMVDTVLYFEGERHHTFRILRAVKNRFGSTNEIGIFEMREGGLVEVLNPSEMFLEERLSGATGSAVVASMEGSRPILAEIQSLITPTAFGNARRTASGLDYNRVSLIMAVLEKRAGLMLQNQDAYLKSAGGVKLDEPAIDLAIAISVASSYQEKETKETDCFIGEIGLTGEIRRVSRIEQRVNEAAKLGFKRIMIPKNNIGGWTFPENIEVIGVMTIAEAIKKAFS
- the gltX gene encoding glutamate--tRNA ligase, encoding MTKKVRVRYAPSPTGHLHIGNARTALFNYLFARHNGGDFIIRIEDTDLKRNIEGGEASQLENLKWLGMNWDESPDNPGEFGPYRQSERREIYDPLVEQLLLSNRAYKCYCSEEELEEEREAQRARGEMPHYSGKCANLTAKEQKEKEATGIEPVIRYRVIKENTYNFEDIVKGHISFEAESIGGDFVIVKRDGMPTYNFAVSVDDHFMEITHVLRGDDHIANTPKQLMIYEAFGWEAPQFGHMTLIINSETGKKLSKRDGNILQFIEQYRELGYLPEAMFNFISLLGWSPVGEEEIFDHNTFVEMFDPARLSKSPAAFDAKKLEWINNQYMKQADLETVTALALPHLIKAGYVEENASPEKLEWVQKVVSLYHEQMSYGAEIVELSSLFFSDEPAIDSVAKEVLEGETVSEVLKAFSKQLDEITPFDADEIKKAIKTVQKETGIKGKNLFMPIRVAVTGQSHGPEIGPTIELLGREKAQAHLQAALAKL